Within Actinoplanes sp. L3-i22, the genomic segment TAGAGCGTCGTGGTGAGCAGGCCGGCCGCCGCGCCCACGGTCAGCACCACGAGCTCGGTCAGCCCGCGCGTGCTCAGCAGCACGCCCAGGGTCAGCGCGTCGCGGCCGCCCATCCCGGTCAGCCGGGCCGGACCGGCCGCGCCGGCGATCTTGCCGACCATCGAGACCACCACCGCCGCGCCCAGCACCCCGGCATCGCGCCAGGTCAGCGCGGAGAGATCGACGCCCAGGCCGGCCACCACGAAGAACGCCGGCAGCAGCAGCCCGGTGCTCAGATCCGCGGCCCGGGTCACCACCAGGTCCACGGTGGCCCGGTGGCGGGGCAGCGCCAGGCCGACCACGAACGGGCCGAAGATGCTGTGCAGGCCGATGCTCTCGGTGAACCAGGCGGCCAGCACCGCCGCGACCAGGACGCCGACCAGCAGCGCGCGCGGCGACACCCGGTCGAGCGTCCCGCGCCGCTGCAGCGCGGCCAGCCCCGGGCGTACCGCCAGCAGCACGACCAGGACGAACGCGGTCACCAGGGCGAGCATCACCCACGGCCGGTGGGTGCCGTGCCCGGCCAGCGCGATCACCGCGGCCAGCCCCAGCCACGCCACCACGTCGATGATCGCGGCGCAGGTCATCGCGATACCGCCGATCCGGGTGCCGGACATGCCCCGGTCGCGCAGGATCCGGGCCAGCACCGGGAACGCGGTGATCGCCACGGCGACGCCGACGAACAGCAGGAACGGCAGGCGACCGGCGGCCACCCGGTACCACGGCCAGACGACCGCGGCGAGCAGCACGCCGAGCACGAACGGGAGCACGGTGGCGCCGGCCGCGATCGCGCCGACCGTCCGGGCCCGGGCCACGACCTCCACCTCCAGGCCGACGATCAGCATGAAGATGACCAGGCCGAGCTGGGCGATCAGGTTCAGGTAGGGCCGGGCGTCGCTCGGCAGCAGCACGCCGCCGAACTGGGCGGCGGCGATCCCGGCCACGATCTCGCCGACCACCGGCGGCTGGCCGAGCCGCTCGAACAGGAAACCGCCGAGGCGCGCGAGCAGCACCACGATCGCCAGGCTGAGCAGCACGTGCGACAGGACCGCGCTGGTCACGTCGTGCGCCGCCGCTCGGCGACCTCGTGGGAGTACTCGACACCCGCCTTCGCCTGGGCCGCGGCCATCGTCCGGCGGGTCAGGCCACCGGACTGCAACTCCTGCTCGTACGCCTTGATCCGGGGCCAGGTCGCCGCGGTGAAATACGGGATCACCCGCCGGGCGAACAGCTCGTAGGACCGCAGCGTCGCCGCGGTGTCCGCGATGTCCGACTGCTCGATCAGGAACGTCCCGAAGCCGCCGCTGAGCTCCCACATCTTCTCGATGTGCCGGATCGCCTGCTCCGGCGTCCCGATCACCGCGGTGCCGGTGGTCATCAGCACGTCGATCACGGCATCCGGATCCTCCAGATCCACCGGGACGTTCATCGGCAAAATCTGACGGACAAATTTGATGTACGCCGTGAGGCCGTGCCGAACCTCAGCGCGCGCCTGCTCCTCCGTCGGGGCGACGTGCAGCAGGCTCATCACCGACCAGCGGCTCCGGTCGAACCGCAGCCCGACCTGCTCCGCCTCGGCCTGGGCGATCCCGGCCGTGGTGCGCAGCGGGTTCTCCGAACCGGTGCCGATCGCCGCCGACGCGCCGAACGAGACGATCCCGGCGCCGAACCGCCCGGCGAGCCGTGGCCCGGCCGGCGACTTGAACGCGGCGACCCGGACGTCCAGGGGCCATTGGTACGGCCGGAGGTGCATCGTGGCCTGGTCGAGGTGGAACCAGTCGGTCTTGCGGGTGACCGGGCCGTCGTACCGAAGCAATGCGGTTATCGCTTCTAAAGCTTCTTCCATCATCCGGCGCGCCTGCATCGGATCGTGGCCGATCATGCTCGCGTCCAGCGGCAGCGCCCCGGAGCCGACCCCGAAGATCAACCGGCCGCGGGTCAGGTGATCGAGCTGGATGATCCGGTCCAGCAGCAGGAACGGGTGGTGGTAGGAGAGCGTCGCGACCCCGGTCCCGAGCCGGATCCGGTGCGTCCGCTGCGCCGCCGCGGCGATCATCAACTCCGGCGACGCGATGATCTGCCAGCCGCCGGAGTGATGCTCCCCGAACCAGAACTCGTCGAAACCGAGCCGGTCACAGTGCTCGGCGAGGGCGAGGTCCCCCTCCAGTTGCAGGGTGGGATCCTCGACCGGGTTGTGGAACGGAAAGGTCAGCGCTCCGAACTTCATGCGTGGCCCCCTACCTGCACGAATTAGGCCCACTGTAGACGTTGATCGCCATGCATGCAGGACACGTTCGCGTCCCGCGCGACAATTGCCTGGGTAAGATCAGGTCTGTGCGTACCGGCGACGGATTCTCCCTGGCGGTTCAGGTCAGTGGGCGGGATGACGGGCCGGTGCTGCTTCTGCTGTCCGGGCAGGCGAATTCGCATGGCTGGTGGACCGGGCTGCGGGAAGCGTTCGAGGATCGGTTCCGGGTGGTCACGTTCGACTGGCGGGGGACCGGGGGCAGCCGCGGGCCGGTGGAGGAGTGGACCACGCCGTGGTTCGCCGACGACGCGGCGGCCGTGCTTCGCGGGTTTCCGACGCCGGCGGCCGTCTACGGCACCTCGATGGGCGGCCGGGTCGCCCAGCACCTCGCCGCGAACCATCCCGGGCTGGTCGACCGGCTCGTGCTCGCCTGCACGTCGCCCGGTGGGGAGCACGCCCACGAGCGCACCCCCGAGGTGCGCCGCCGGCTGGCCGCCGGGCGGGCCGGCACGCTGCGCGAGCTGTTCTACACCGACGCGTGGGACGGGCACAGCCATCTGTTCGGTGACCCGACGATGAGCGCCGAGGAGAGCCGCGCGCACCTGCGGGCCAGCAACCGGCACGACGCGTGGGACGTGCTGCCGCTGATCCAGGTGCCGACGCTGGTCCTGCACGGCACCGACGACCTGATGGTCCCGTCCGCGAACGCGCCGCTGCTGACCGGGCGGATCCCGGGCGCGGTGATGCACCTGCATGAGGGCGGCCGGCACGGGTTCTTCGACGAGTTCGCCGGCGACGTCGTGCCGGTGATCGACGATTTCCTTCTAGGTTAGTTCGTTTGGGGAGTGGCAATGACCAGCATCGACCTCGGTGGGAAGACCGTGAACCGGCTCGGGTACGGCGCGATGCGCATCACCGGGCCGGGCATCTGGGGCCCGCCGCGCGACCACGACGAGGCGATCCGGGTGTTGCGCCGCAGCGTGGAGCTCGGGGTCACGTTCATCGACACGGCCGACTCGTACGGTCCGGATGTCTCCGAGAATTTGATCTTCGAGGCCCTGCACGACGGCACCGGCTACGGCGACGTGGTGATCGCGACCAAGGGCGGCTTCACCCGGCACGGCCCGAACATCTGGGCCGCGGTGGGCCGCCGGGAGTACCTGCGCCAGTGCGTCCTGATGTCGATGCGCCGGCTCGGCGTCGAGCAGCTCGACCTGTGGCAGCTGCACCGGATCGACCCGCGGACGCCGCGCGCGGAGCAGTTCGCCGAGCTGCGCGCGTTCCTGGACGAGGGCCTGGTCAAGCAGGTCGGCCTGTCCGAGGTCAGCGTCGAGGACGTCGAGGAGGCGCAGGCCGCCGGTGTCCCGGTCGCGTCGGTCCAGAACCGCTACAACCTGGGCGACCGCCGGGCCGAGGACCTCCTGGACTTCTGCACCGAGCAGGGCATCGCGTTCATCCCGTGGGCCCCGGTCGACGCCGGCAACCTGGCCCGCCCGGGCGGCCCGCTGGAGAAGGTCGCCGCGAATCACCCCGGTGTCAGCACCGGTCAGCTCGCCCTGGCATGGCTCCTGCGCCGTTCTCCGATCGTGGTGCCGATTCCCGGCACGTCGACGGTCGCGCATCTTGAGGAAAACCAGGCTGCGGCCGGGGTGCGCTTGTCCGACGAGGAATTCGAGACGCTGGCCAAGGCCGCCTGAAAACCCGATTTCGACGGTACGGACGGAAACCGCGTCCCGTGGCGGCCCCGCCGGAGGCCGGCACGGGACGCGAGCCGGGTCAGCGGTAGGTGAGCAGCCGGGGTTCGGGCTCGGTGTGGGTGTGTTCGTTGAACGTCGACAGGGAGAGGCCGCTGCGGCCGGAGATGACCTTGGTGACGCCGGTGTTGACCGAGACCCGGTTGAACGACGCCCACAGGGTGGCCAGCGTGGGAGCGGGAACGGCCGGGCCGGCGGTGATCAGGGCGGTGGCCATCGCGATCGGGCCGCCGGAGCTGACCGTCAGGATGTCGCGGTGCTCGGGCAGCAGGGCGGTGACCGATGACAGTGCCTCGGCGATCCGGGTGCGGAACGCGGTGAACGACTCGGTGTAGTCCGCGTCGTGGGCGCCGGCCGACCAGCGGAGCGTGGCCTCGTCGAAGACCTGCTGGAACGCTCGGTCCGGGCGGTCCGACAGCGCCAGCTCGGCCATCATGGCCGACCGGTCGCGGTAGGCCGGGCGGTGGATCTCGACCACGTGCTGGAAGTCGAACTCGTTCCAGCCCGCGTCGGTGATCATCGGGACCGGGCTGCCCAGGCCCTCGAGGATTCCGGACAGGGTCTCCTCGTGGCGGCGCATCGTGCCGCGCAGGACCAGGGCCGGCTTGATGCCGCGGGCCGCCAGCGAGCGGCCCAGCACGCGGGCCTGCTCGTGGCCGAGCGGGGAGAGCGCGTCGTAGTCCTCGGCGCCGAACGACGCCTGGCCGTGCCGGACCAACAACAGACGAGCCATTCTTCAGACCATCTTTCGTACGGCGGAGAGCGGCAGGACTTTCATCGCGAGACCGATCGGGAGCCAGGGCCATGCGGGGACGTACGCCTTGACTTTTCGTTTCTCGATGGCCGCGACCATTTTCCGTACGCCGAATTCGGTGTTGACCATGAACTTGGTTTTCTGGGACACCCGCGAGTTCATTTCCGAGCGGATGTAGCCCGGATAGATGACCGAGACGTCGATGCCCGGAATGCGCTCCGAGCGCACCCCTTCGGCGATCGCCGCCACGCCCGCCTTGGTCGCCGCGTAGGTGGTCATCGACTTCCGCATGCCGCGGAGCGCGGACATCGACGAGATCAGGACGAGGTGGCCGCGGCCCTGGGCGCGGAAGATCTGCAGGGCGGCCTCGGTCTGGGCGAGCGCGCCGACGAAATTGACCATCGCGGTGGCGCGGTTCGCGTCGAAACGGCCGGTGCCGAGGGGCGCGCCCTTGCCGAGGCCGGCGTTGACGACGACCCGGTCGATGCGGCCGAATTCCGCCGCGAATTCCTGGAAGACGGTGAACACGGCGTCGTCGTCGGTGAC encodes:
- a CDS encoding SDR family oxidoreductase, with translation MTDRPVVLITGASAGLGEEMARQFAALGYDLALCARRIDRLQELRAALPEVRVIVKELDVTDDDAVFTVFQEFAAEFGRIDRVVVNAGLGKGAPLGTGRFDANRATAMVNFVGALAQTEAALQIFRAQGRGHLVLISSMSALRGMRKSMTTYAATKAGVAAIAEGVRSERIPGIDVSVIYPGYIRSEMNSRVSQKTKFMVNTEFGVRKMVAAIEKRKVKAYVPAWPWLPIGLAMKVLPLSAVRKMV
- a CDS encoding histidine phosphatase family protein, with amino-acid sequence MARLLLVRHGQASFGAEDYDALSPLGHEQARVLGRSLAARGIKPALVLRGTMRRHEETLSGILEGLGSPVPMITDAGWNEFDFQHVVEIHRPAYRDRSAMMAELALSDRPDRAFQQVFDEATLRWSAGAHDADYTESFTAFRTRIAEALSSVTALLPEHRDILTVSSGGPIAMATALITAGPAVPAPTLATLWASFNRVSVNTGVTKVISGRSGLSLSTFNEHTHTEPEPRLLTYR
- a CDS encoding aldo/keto reductase; the encoded protein is MTSIDLGGKTVNRLGYGAMRITGPGIWGPPRDHDEAIRVLRRSVELGVTFIDTADSYGPDVSENLIFEALHDGTGYGDVVIATKGGFTRHGPNIWAAVGRREYLRQCVLMSMRRLGVEQLDLWQLHRIDPRTPRAEQFAELRAFLDEGLVKQVGLSEVSVEDVEEAQAAGVPVASVQNRYNLGDRRAEDLLDFCTEQGIAFIPWAPVDAGNLARPGGPLEKVAANHPGVSTGQLALAWLLRRSPIVVPIPGTSTVAHLEENQAAAGVRLSDEEFETLAKAA
- a CDS encoding cation:proton antiporter, encoding MTSAVLSHVLLSLAIVVLLARLGGFLFERLGQPPVVGEIVAGIAAAQFGGVLLPSDARPYLNLIAQLGLVIFMLIVGLEVEVVARARTVGAIAAGATVLPFVLGVLLAAVVWPWYRVAAGRLPFLLFVGVAVAITAFPVLARILRDRGMSGTRIGGIAMTCAAIIDVVAWLGLAAVIALAGHGTHRPWVMLALVTAFVLVVLLAVRPGLAALQRRGTLDRVSPRALLVGVLVAAVLAAWFTESIGLHSIFGPFVVGLALPRHRATVDLVVTRAADLSTGLLLPAFFVVAGLGVDLSALTWRDAGVLGAAVVVSMVGKIAGAAGPARLTGMGGRDALTLGVLLSTRGLTELVVLTVGAAAGLLTTTLYTILVINAVITTLATGPLLSLLERRGRSTNNRKVEQIWTPAST
- a CDS encoding alpha/beta fold hydrolase → MRTGDGFSLAVQVSGRDDGPVLLLLSGQANSHGWWTGLREAFEDRFRVVTFDWRGTGGSRGPVEEWTTPWFADDAAAVLRGFPTPAAVYGTSMGGRVAQHLAANHPGLVDRLVLACTSPGGEHAHERTPEVRRRLAAGRAGTLRELFYTDAWDGHSHLFGDPTMSAEESRAHLRASNRHDAWDVLPLIQVPTLVLHGTDDLMVPSANAPLLTGRIPGAVMHLHEGGRHGFFDEFAGDVVPVIDDFLLG
- a CDS encoding LLM class flavin-dependent oxidoreductase, with protein sequence MKFGALTFPFHNPVEDPTLQLEGDLALAEHCDRLGFDEFWFGEHHSGGWQIIASPELMIAAAAQRTHRIRLGTGVATLSYHHPFLLLDRIIQLDHLTRGRLIFGVGSGALPLDASMIGHDPMQARRMMEEALEAITALLRYDGPVTRKTDWFHLDQATMHLRPYQWPLDVRVAAFKSPAGPRLAGRFGAGIVSFGASAAIGTGSENPLRTTAGIAQAEAEQVGLRFDRSRWSVMSLLHVAPTEEQARAEVRHGLTAYIKFVRQILPMNVPVDLEDPDAVIDVLMTTGTAVIGTPEQAIRHIEKMWELSGGFGTFLIEQSDIADTAATLRSYELFARRVIPYFTAATWPRIKAYEQELQSGGLTRRTMAAAQAKAGVEYSHEVAERRRTT